Below is a window of Acidimicrobiales bacterium DNA.
CGCCTGCAGCTGCTCGATGACGTGCGCCGTCCAGCCGGTGATCCTGCTGACCACGAAGATCGGCGTGAACATCTCGGTGTCGAAGCCCATCAGGTGGTAGGCGGGGCCGGAGGGAAAGTCGAGGTTCGGGTGGATGCCCTTCTCGGCGATCATCGCCTCTTCAAGGTTGCGGTACATCGCCATCAGGGACTCCCCGCCGCGCAGCGTGGCCATCTCCTCGAGGGCCGCGCGCATCGTCGGGACCCGCGAGTCGCCGCTCTTGTAGACGCGGTGGCCGAAGCCCATCACCAGCTTCTTCTTCTCGAAGGCCTCGTGCAGCCAGTCGACGGCGCGGTCGGGGTCGCCGATCTCCTCCATCATGTGCATCACGGCCTCGTTCGCCCCGCCGTGCAGCGGCCCCTTCAGGGCGCCCACGCCGGCCACGACCGCGCTGTAGATGTCCGAGAGGGTCGAGGTGACGACGCGCGCCGTGAAGGTCGAAGCGTTGAAGCTGTGCTCGGCGTAGAGGACGAGCGAGATCTCGAAGCAGCGGACCACCGCCGGCTCGGGGACCTCCCCGAAGCACATCTGGAAGAAGTTCTCGGCGAAGCCGAGCGAGGGGTCGGGGGGGATCGGCGGCTGGCCGCGGCGGCGGCGCTGCTCGAGGGCGACGATGGTCGGGATCTTCGCCATCATGTCGAGGGACTTCGCGAGGTTCGCCTCCTCGCTGGCGTCGTCCTCGCGGGGGTCGACGGTACCGAGCCAGCTGAGCGCGGTGCGGAGGGTGTCCATCGGATGGCCGCCCCGGGGCGTCGCGACGAGCAGCTCGACGAGCTGCTCGGGGAGGGCGCGCAGCGAGCGCTCGCTCGCGGTGAAGGTCGCGAGCTCGTCGACGCTCGGCAGCTCGCCGTGCCAGATGAGGTAGGCGACCTGCTCGAAGCTGCAGAAGGCGGCGAGCTCCTGCACGGGGTAGCCGCGGTAGGTGAGGGAGTTGGAGGCCGGGTTCACCATCGACACCGCGGTGGTGTCGACGACGACGCCGTCGAGGCCCTTGTGGATTTCGTCGCTCTCGCTCACTTGCACCCTTTCAGACCGCCTGGCGCGGTCAGCTGTTGTCCTCGAGAGTGAAGTTGAAGATCTCGCCGTCAAAGGCGGTGTAGCCCTCGTAGTCGAGGACCTCGTAGAGACGGGCCCGCGTCTGCATCTTGTCGACGAGGCTGCGCTGGTCCCCCTCGCGGGCGAGCACCTCGAGGCCCGCCTCGGCGGCGCCCATCGCGAGGCGGAAGAAGGTCACCGGGTAGATCGCGACGTTCACCCCGAGCGCCTCGAGGGTTGCGCGCGAAAGGAGCGGGCTCTTGCCGAACTCGGTCATGTTCGCGAGCAGCGGTGCCGGCACGGCCTTTTTGAACTGCTCGAACTCGTGCTCGTTCTCGAGCGCCTCGGCGAAGATGAGGTCGGCGCCGGCGTCGACGTAGGCCTTGGCGCGCTCGATCGCCCCGTCGAGGCCCTCCACCGCGCGCGCGTCGGTGCGGGCGCAGACGACGAAGTCGCCGTCGCGGCGCGCACCGACCGCGGCCGCGAGGCGGCGGCACATCTCGTCGCGCCCGACGACGGCCTTGCCGTCGAGGTGGCCGCAGCGCTTCGGGTTCACTTGGTCCTCGATGTGGCAGCCGGCGAGGCCCATCTCCTCCAGCTGCTGGACGGTGCGCGCCGCGTTCATCGGCTCCCCGAAGCCGGTGTCGGCGTCGACGAGGGCCGGCAGGTTGGTGACCCGCGCGATGGCGTGCGCGCGCCCCGCGACCTCGGTGAGGGTGGTGAGGCCGATGTCGGGGAGGCCGAGCTCGGCCGAGAGGACCGCGCCCGAGACGTAGACGCCCTCGAAGCCGTGCTCCTCGATGAGCAGCGCCGAGTTCGGGTTGAAGGCACCGGGGAAGCGCAGCAGCCGCCCCGAGGCGAGCCCCTCGCGAAAGGCGCGCCGCCGCTCGGCGACCGAGGTCGTGGCGCCGAGCATCAGCGGAGCCCCGCGGGAGCCGTCGCGTCGCGCCCGGCGAGGTCCTCGACGGCGACGTTGAGGCCGAGGAGCTCCTCGCCCCGCAGCTCGCGCAACGACTCCGCGGCGGCGAGGAAGCGCCGCTGCTCGGCGGGGCTGACGACCCCTTCGGCGAGGGTGGTGAACTTCGCCACGTAGTCGGCGCGAGCGAAGGGTCGGGCGCCGAGGGGGTGGGCGTCGGCGACGGCGAGCTCGTCCTCGACGCGCGTGCCGTCGGCGAGCTCGATCACCACGCGGCCGCCAAAGGCCTTCTCCTTCGGGTCGAGGGCGTGGTAGCGGCGGCTCCACTCCGGGTCCTCGACGGTCGAGATGCTCCGCCAGAGCTTGATCGTCGAGGGGCGGTGCGCCCGCTCACTCGCGTAAGAGCGCTCGTGGTGCCAGCCGCCGTCCTCGAGGGCGACCGCGAAGATGTAGGGGGCGGAGTGGTCGAGGGTCTCCCGCGAGGCGTCGGGGTCGAACTTCTGCGGGTCATTGGCGCCCGTGCCGATCACCGCGTGGGTGTGGTGGCTGGTGTGGATGGTCACCGCCACCACCGCGCCGAGGTCGCCGATGCGCCCCCGCATCCGCAGCGCGAGGTCGATCAGGGCCTGCGCCTGGTACTCCGCCGAGTACTCCTTGGTGTAGCTCTCGAGGATCGCCCGCTTCTCCTCGCCCGCCGCGGGGAGGGGGACGACGTAGGCGCTGTCCGGGCCGTCGAGCATCCACGCGAGGACGCCGTCCTCGCCCTCGTAGATCGGTGACGGGGCGCCCTCGCCGCGCAGGCAGCGGTCGACGGCCTCGATCGCCACCTTGCCGGCGAAGGCGGGGGCGTAGGCCTTCCAGGACGAGATCTCGCCCTTTCGGGACTGTCGGGTCGTGGTCGTCGTGTGCAGGGCCTGGCCGACCGCCTGGTAGGTGACCTCGGTGGGCAACCCGAGGAGGGTGCCGAGGCCGGCGGCGACCGAGGGGCCGAGGTGGGCGATGTGGTCGATGCGGTGCTCGTGGAGGCAGATCCCGGTGGCGAGGTCGATCTGGATCTCGTAGCCGGTCGCGATCGCCCGGCAGAGCTCCTCGCCGCTCGCCCCCACGTGCTGCGCGGTGGCGAGCAGCGGGGGGATGTTGTCGCCGGGGTGGGCGTACTCGGCGGCGAGGAAGGTGTCGTGGAAGTCGAGCTCGCGGACCGCGACGCCGTTCGCCCACGCCGCCCACTCGGGGGCGACGCGCAGCGCCTGCTCGCGCCCGAGGACCGCGGCGCCCCGCGTCGAGGGAGCCGCCAGCGCCTGCAAGCGGGCGGTCCGCACCGGGTGGCGGTCCACCGAGGCGACGGCGACCGCGGCGTTGTCGATGATGCGGTTGACGACCATCTCCGCGACGTCCTCGGCGAGGGGGACGGGGTCGGCGGCGACCTCGGCGATCTTCCACGCGAGCTGCCCGGCTCGCGGCAACGACTCGGCGCTCTTGTAGACCCGGACGGCGTGCTCGATCATCTCGCTCCCGAAAGTGGCGGCGCGAAAGCGTTGCACGCGCCGTCGGCGCCGTCGAGACGGGCGGGCGCGCCGGTGGCCTATCGTCCGAAGATGGAGATCACCCGTACCGATCCCCCGGCCGTGGCCGATGAGCGCGAGATGCTGCTCAGCTGGCTCGACTTCCACCGCGCGACCCTCGAGCGCAAGTGCGAGGGCCTCGACGCCGCGGCGCTCTCCCGCCGGTCGGTGCCCCCCTCCTCGATGTCGCTCATCGGCCTCGTCCGCCACATGTCCGAGGTCGAGCGCCGCTGGCTGCAGGGGCGCTTCGCCGGCCTCGAGGTCGAGCCCCTCTACCAGCGGGAGGAGGCGCCGAACGCGGCCTTCGACGAGGCCGAGGCGGCCGACCCCGCCGCCGCGCTGTCGACCTTTCGCAGCGAGTGCGACCGCTCGCGCGAGATCGTCGACTCCGCCTCGCTCGACGACATCGCCCCCCGCCCGAGCGGTCGGCGCGCCCTCCAGCCGAGCCTGCGCTACGTGCTCGTCCACCTGATCGAGGAGTACGCCCGCCACAACGGCCACGCCGACCTCTTGCGCGAGGTGATCGACGGGACCGTCGGCGTCTAGGCCGACGTCATCGCCTTGACCGGAGCTGTCACGACACTG
It encodes the following:
- a CDS encoding bifunctional 2-methylcitrate synthase/citrate synthase, whose protein sequence is MSESDEIHKGLDGVVVDTTAVSMVNPASNSLTYRGYPVQELAAFCSFEQVAYLIWHGELPSVDELATFTASERSLRALPEQLVELLVATPRGGHPMDTLRTALSWLGTVDPREDDASEEANLAKSLDMMAKIPTIVALEQRRRRGQPPIPPDPSLGFAENFFQMCFGEVPEPAVVRCFEISLVLYAEHSFNASTFTARVVTSTLSDIYSAVVAGVGALKGPLHGGANEAVMHMMEEIGDPDRAVDWLHEAFEKKKLVMGFGHRVYKSGDSRVPTMRAALEEMATLRGGESLMAMYRNLEEAMIAEKGIHPNLDFPSGPAYHLMGFDTEMFTPIFVVSRITGWTAHVIEQLQANSLIRPLSRYVGAAERHLPDGAGAL
- the prpB gene encoding methylisocitrate lyase, with the translated sequence MLGATTSVAERRRAFREGLASGRLLRFPGAFNPNSALLIEEHGFEGVYVSGAVLSAELGLPDIGLTTLTEVAGRAHAIARVTNLPALVDADTGFGEPMNAARTVQQLEEMGLAGCHIEDQVNPKRCGHLDGKAVVGRDEMCRRLAAAVGARRDGDFVVCARTDARAVEGLDGAIERAKAYVDAGADLIFAEALENEHEFEQFKKAVPAPLLANMTEFGKSPLLSRATLEALGVNVAIYPVTFFRLAMGAAEAGLEVLAREGDQRSLVDKMQTRARLYEVLDYEGYTAFDGEIFNFTLEDNS
- a CDS encoding MmgE/PrpD family protein produces the protein MIEHAVRVYKSAESLPRAGQLAWKIAEVAADPVPLAEDVAEMVVNRIIDNAAVAVASVDRHPVRTARLQALAAPSTRGAAVLGREQALRVAPEWAAWANGVAVRELDFHDTFLAAEYAHPGDNIPPLLATAQHVGASGEELCRAIATGYEIQIDLATGICLHEHRIDHIAHLGPSVAAGLGTLLGLPTEVTYQAVGQALHTTTTTRQSRKGEISSWKAYAPAFAGKVAIEAVDRCLRGEGAPSPIYEGEDGVLAWMLDGPDSAYVVPLPAAGEEKRAILESYTKEYSAEYQAQALIDLALRMRGRIGDLGAVVAVTIHTSHHTHAVIGTGANDPQKFDPDASRETLDHSAPYIFAVALEDGGWHHERSYASERAHRPSTIKLWRSISTVEDPEWSRRYHALDPKEKAFGGRVVIELADGTRVEDELAVADAHPLGARPFARADYVAKFTTLAEGVVSPAEQRRFLAAAESLRELRGEELLGLNVAVEDLAGRDATAPAGLR
- a CDS encoding DinB family protein, translating into MEITRTDPPAVADEREMLLSWLDFHRATLERKCEGLDAAALSRRSVPPSSMSLIGLVRHMSEVERRWLQGRFAGLEVEPLYQREEAPNAAFDEAEAADPAAALSTFRSECDRSREIVDSASLDDIAPRPSGRRALQPSLRYVLVHLIEEYARHNGHADLLREVIDGTVGV